From a region of the Actinopolymorpha singaporensis genome:
- a CDS encoding ABC transporter ATP-binding protein, translating to MFALVRFSITTAPRAGGGLVGLAALSAATSLAVTVLVGQVIGATPAFVAGDPDHSSMPAFALLVAALVLVFTLDGVLTVVLSMLSTRLTYDVDVVIHRAITATMTASARIGHLESPAVEDESRRARGVGNRAIWVGLVALAELVRSRLLAIGSAVVVGALFSWPVALGLLATTWLVEWWSARISGIEQVTWRAGTRTGREADYAYELGMGTAAKELRVFGFAPWLKNRYVRDWRSAMVPLWRVRRAATLRTTAVYAAHLAVLAVAVWLLVRNVNAGLLGLTEVATVLAALLRLAMSANGTAAASMERATSSLRALQRLPKTARAVRAGDTALEGGRPRRDAGETGPADVPFDPPRPRTGPPDVRLEDVWFRYPGSNVDVLRGLTLRLGAGEAIGLVGLNGAGKSTLVHLLAGAYRPTAGRVVVDGVDLADLDDQELAAWQRRLAPVTQEFLRLPLTAKENVTLAEPADAAPDRLVAVAATAAIDSAIADLPRGWDTVLDRSVTDGGELSGGQWQRLALARALYAVDAGAGLLVLDEPAAALDVRSEAELVDRYLRMATGVTSLLISHRFSVVRNADRICVLDKGVIAEQGTHAQLLATGGRYAQMFELQAARYVGGTPNA from the coding sequence ATGTTCGCGCTGGTGCGGTTCTCGATCACGACGGCGCCGAGGGCCGGCGGTGGCTTGGTGGGGCTGGCTGCCCTCAGCGCTGCGACAAGCCTCGCCGTGACCGTCCTGGTCGGCCAGGTGATCGGCGCGACACCGGCGTTCGTGGCCGGCGACCCGGACCACTCGTCGATGCCGGCGTTCGCTCTGCTGGTGGCCGCCCTGGTCCTGGTCTTCACCCTCGACGGTGTGCTGACGGTCGTGCTGAGCATGCTGTCCACGCGACTGACGTACGACGTGGACGTGGTGATCCACCGGGCCATCACGGCGACCATGACAGCGTCGGCGAGGATCGGCCATCTGGAGTCACCGGCGGTGGAGGACGAGTCCCGCCGTGCACGAGGTGTCGGCAACCGCGCTATCTGGGTGGGCCTGGTCGCGCTGGCGGAGCTCGTTCGTTCACGGCTGCTGGCGATCGGTTCCGCGGTGGTCGTGGGTGCGTTGTTCTCCTGGCCGGTCGCCCTGGGATTGCTGGCAACGACGTGGCTGGTCGAATGGTGGTCGGCGCGCATCTCGGGAATCGAGCAGGTGACCTGGCGTGCCGGCACCCGCACCGGCCGGGAAGCCGACTACGCGTACGAACTGGGCATGGGGACCGCGGCCAAGGAGCTTCGGGTGTTCGGGTTCGCGCCCTGGTTGAAGAACCGGTATGTCCGCGACTGGCGCTCGGCGATGGTTCCGTTGTGGCGGGTACGCCGGGCGGCGACCTTGCGGACCACGGCCGTGTATGCCGCGCACCTGGCCGTGCTGGCCGTCGCCGTGTGGCTGCTGGTACGGAATGTCAACGCGGGCTTGCTGGGACTGACCGAGGTCGCGACCGTGCTGGCTGCTCTGCTGCGCTTGGCGATGTCGGCGAACGGCACCGCGGCCGCGTCGATGGAACGCGCCACCTCGTCGTTGCGCGCGCTGCAGCGGCTGCCGAAGACCGCGCGGGCGGTGCGGGCGGGCGACACCGCGTTGGAAGGTGGGCGCCCCCGCCGCGATGCCGGCGAGACTGGCCCTGCCGACGTCCCGTTCGATCCGCCCAGGCCGCGAACCGGTCCACCCGACGTACGCCTGGAGGACGTGTGGTTCCGCTACCCGGGTTCCAACGTCGACGTGCTGCGTGGACTCACCCTCCGGCTGGGTGCCGGTGAGGCGATCGGCCTGGTCGGCCTGAACGGCGCGGGCAAGTCGACGCTCGTGCATCTGCTGGCAGGCGCCTACCGGCCGACCGCGGGCCGCGTCGTCGTCGACGGCGTGGACCTCGCCGACCTCGACGACCAGGAGCTCGCGGCCTGGCAGCGCAGGCTGGCGCCGGTCACCCAGGAGTTCCTGCGACTGCCGTTGACCGCCAAGGAGAACGTCACTCTCGCCGAGCCGGCGGACGCGGCCCCTGACCGGCTGGTCGCGGTGGCGGCAACCGCGGCGATCGACTCGGCGATCGCGGACCTCCCGCGGGGTTGGGACACCGTGCTGGACCGGTCGGTCACCGACGGCGGAGAGCTCTCCGGTGGGCAGTGGCAGCGCCTGGCCCTGGCACGCGCGTTGTACGCCGTGGACGCGGGTGCGGGCTTGCTGGTGCTGGACGAACCCGCCGCAGCGCTGGACGTACGCTCCGAGGCCGAGCTGGTCGACCGCTACCTGCGGATGGCCACCGGTGTGACGTCCCTGCTGATCTCGCACCGGTTCTCCGTCGTACGCAACGCCGACCGGATCTGCGTTCTGGACAAGGGTGTGATCGCAGAGCAGGGCACGCACGCGCAGCTCCTGGCGACCGGCGGCCGGTACGCGCAGATGTTCGAGCTGCAGGCCGCGCGCTACGTGGGAGGTACCCCGAATGCGTGA
- a CDS encoding DinB family protein: MTGKRADTLLEMMRSIEHFTLARAWEELTDDEFFWEPFTVTWSIRRQGQCRTANPFGVGEWVADFEIPEPAPVPMTTIAWLYWHIGSMPGRLCDIDFLGGTRTMASGWTSPYLTDHPVFTRAAEAVTALREGWQRLREAIERADDDQLEVATAGYTYAAGVLPLAVGPPGPARPAAHFIAGTLTEVDHHGTQIGALRDLYAWRHIDGR; the protein is encoded by the coding sequence ATGACCGGGAAACGAGCCGACACGCTGCTGGAGATGATGCGCTCGATCGAGCACTTCACCCTTGCCCGCGCCTGGGAGGAGCTGACCGATGACGAGTTCTTCTGGGAGCCGTTCACGGTGACCTGGAGCATTCGTCGGCAAGGCCAGTGCAGGACAGCGAATCCCTTCGGTGTCGGTGAATGGGTGGCCGACTTCGAGATACCTGAGCCGGCCCCGGTCCCGATGACCACCATCGCGTGGCTGTACTGGCACATCGGATCGATGCCGGGCCGTCTGTGCGACATCGACTTCCTGGGCGGGACGCGCACCATGGCCAGCGGCTGGACGTCCCCCTACCTGACCGATCACCCGGTCTTCACCCGCGCTGCCGAAGCCGTCACCGCGTTGCGTGAGGGCTGGCAGAGACTCCGCGAGGCGATCGAGCGGGCCGATGACGACCAGCTCGAGGTGGCGACCGCGGGGTACACGTACGCCGCCGGAGTCCTTCCGCTCGCGGTGGGACCGCCGGGTCCCGCGCGCCCGGCCGCGCACTTCATCGCCGGCACGCTCACCGAGGTGGATCACCACGGTACTCAGATCGGCGCTCTGCGCGATCTTTACGCGTGGCGACACATCGACGGTCGCTGA